A single window of Deinococcus budaensis DNA harbors:
- a CDS encoding Fur family transcriptional regulator, producing MTATRSTRQRDVIARVLDGAEGPLAVGDVLTRAQSDLPGLGVATVYRTLKLLTEQGRIHPVTLDGETRYEPSGRGHHHHFSCTACGRVFTLHTCPVALPRGTVYPGGFIVEAHEVTLYGRCPACAAPQASGQGEGRREG from the coding sequence ATGACGGCCACCCGCAGCACCCGCCAGCGCGACGTGATCGCCCGCGTCCTCGACGGCGCCGAGGGGCCTCTGGCGGTGGGCGACGTGCTGACGCGCGCGCAAAGTGACCTGCCGGGGCTGGGGGTGGCGACCGTGTACCGCACCCTCAAGCTGCTGACCGAACAGGGGCGCATTCACCCGGTGACCCTTGACGGCGAGACGCGGTATGAACCCAGCGGACGCGGTCACCACCACCATTTCTCGTGTACGGCGTGCGGACGGGTCTTCACGCTGCACACCTGCCCGGTCGCCCTGCCGCGCGGCACGGTGTACCCGGGCGGCTTCATCGTGGAAGCGCACGAGGTCACGCTCTACGGCCGCTGTCCGGCGTGCGCGGCGCCGCAGGCTTCCGGTCAGGGCGAAGGCCGCAGGGAAGGTTGA
- a CDS encoding aminotransferase class V-fold PLP-dependent enzyme, which translates to MADHQHLPQPFHFDTLQVHAGQRPDPATGAQAVPIYATNSYVFESPEHAADLFGLRAFGNIYSRIQNPTTAVLEERVAALEGGVGALAVASGHAAQFLAITNVAQAGDNIVSTPNLYGGTVNQFRVTLRRLGIEVRFTSKDERPEEFAALIDDRTRAVYLETIGNPALNIPDFGAIAAAAHARGVAVFVDNTFGAGGYYCQPLKHGADVVLHSASKWIGGHGNGIGGIIVDGGAFDWGNGRYPLFTEPSPSYHGLNFWEAFGQGNALGLPNVAFVTRARTEGLRDLGPTLAPQQAWQFLQGLETLSLRGERHAQNALSLASWLSAHPDVSRVTYPGLSNHPHYDRAQTYLPRGAGAVLTFELRGGRAAGEAFIRSVRLAQHVANVGDTRTLVIHPASTTHSQLDELTQAAAGVTPGLVRVSVGIEHIGDLKEDFAQALATALVGAEGA; encoded by the coding sequence GTGGCCGACCACCAGCACCTGCCCCAACCGTTCCACTTCGACACCCTTCAGGTTCACGCCGGGCAGCGCCCCGACCCCGCGACGGGCGCGCAGGCCGTGCCCATCTACGCGACGAACTCCTACGTGTTCGAGTCCCCCGAGCACGCCGCCGACCTGTTCGGGCTGCGGGCGTTCGGGAACATCTACAGCCGGATCCAGAACCCCACGACCGCCGTGCTGGAGGAGCGGGTGGCGGCGCTGGAGGGCGGCGTGGGCGCGCTGGCAGTGGCGAGCGGGCACGCGGCGCAGTTTCTGGCGATCACCAACGTGGCGCAGGCCGGAGACAACATCGTCTCGACGCCCAACCTGTACGGCGGCACGGTCAACCAGTTCCGGGTGACCCTGCGGCGGCTGGGAATCGAGGTGCGCTTCACCAGCAAGGACGAGCGCCCGGAGGAGTTCGCGGCCCTGATCGACGACCGCACCCGCGCGGTCTACCTGGAGACCATCGGCAACCCGGCGCTGAACATCCCCGATTTCGGGGCCATCGCGGCGGCCGCGCACGCGCGCGGGGTCGCGGTCTTCGTGGACAACACCTTCGGGGCGGGCGGGTACTACTGCCAGCCGCTGAAGCACGGCGCGGACGTGGTGCTGCACTCCGCGAGCAAGTGGATCGGCGGGCACGGCAACGGCATCGGCGGGATCATCGTGGACGGCGGCGCCTTTGACTGGGGCAACGGGCGCTATCCCCTGTTCACCGAACCCAGCCCGAGCTACCACGGCCTGAACTTCTGGGAGGCGTTCGGCCAGGGCAACGCGCTGGGGCTGCCCAACGTCGCCTTTGTCACCCGCGCCCGCACCGAGGGGCTGCGCGACCTGGGGCCGACGCTGGCGCCGCAGCAGGCGTGGCAGTTCCTGCAAGGGCTGGAGACCCTCTCGCTGCGCGGCGAGCGGCACGCGCAAAATGCTTTGAGCCTGGCCTCGTGGCTCAGCGCCCACCCCGACGTCTCGCGGGTGACCTACCCCGGCCTCTCCAACCACCCGCACTACGACCGGGCGCAGACGTACCTGCCGCGCGGGGCGGGCGCGGTGCTGACCTTCGAGCTGCGGGGCGGCCGGGCGGCGGGCGAGGCCTTCATCCGCTCGGTGCGGCTGGCGCAGCACGTCGCCAACGTGGGCGACACCCGCACGCTGGTGATTCACCCGGCGAGCACCACCCACTCGCAGCTCGACGAGCTGACGCAGGCGGCGGCGGGCGTGACGCCGGGGCTGGTGCGGGTCTCGGTGGGGATCGAGCATATCGGGGACCTGAAGGAAGACTTCGCGCAGGCGCTGGCGACGGCCCTGGTGGGCGCGGAGGGGGCGTGA
- a CDS encoding alpha/beta fold hydrolase: MTAVTARPAPAPLPPQTQGWPQPQTARLFRDSPLLLDGGQAVTDLRVAYHTYGTPQEHAVLVLHALTGTSALHEWWPDFLGEGRPFDPARDFIVCANVLGGCAGSSGPAELPQLNGEDAPLTLPDLARVGRALLEQLGVRRVTVVGASMGGMLAYAWLLECPDLVDRAVIVGAPARHSPWAIGLNTAARSAIRAAPGGEGLKVARQLAMLSYRSPESFARTQPGWGARRPGVPAITTYLEHQGEKLASRFCERSYLALTAAMDRFQPGDAELRGIRVPVLVVGISSDVLYPASEVGAYAALLPRGQYRELESVHGHDAFLIDSQALPEWVDGFLHP; the protein is encoded by the coding sequence GTGACCGCCGTGACGGCCCGGCCCGCCCCGGCGCCCCTGCCCCCACAGACGCAGGGGTGGCCCCAGCCCCAGACCGCGCGCCTCTTCCGCGACTCGCCCCTGCTGCTGGACGGCGGGCAGGCCGTCACGGACCTGCGGGTGGCCTACCACACCTACGGCACGCCGCAGGAGCACGCGGTGCTGGTGCTGCACGCGCTGACGGGAACCAGCGCCCTGCACGAGTGGTGGCCGGACTTCCTGGGCGAGGGGCGCCCGTTCGATCCCGCGCGCGACTTTATCGTCTGCGCGAACGTGCTGGGCGGCTGCGCGGGCAGCAGCGGCCCGGCGGAGCTGCCGCAACTGAACGGCGAGGACGCGCCCCTGACCCTGCCCGACCTCGCGCGGGTGGGCCGGGCGCTGCTGGAGCAGCTCGGCGTGCGGCGGGTGACGGTCGTGGGCGCCAGCATGGGCGGAATGCTGGCCTACGCCTGGCTGCTGGAGTGCCCCGATCTGGTGGACCGGGCGGTGATCGTCGGCGCCCCGGCCCGCCACTCGCCCTGGGCCATCGGGCTGAACACGGCGGCGCGCAGCGCGATCCGCGCGGCGCCCGGCGGCGAGGGCCTCAAGGTCGCCCGGCAGCTCGCCATGCTCAGCTACCGCAGCCCCGAGAGCTTCGCGCGGACCCAGCCCGGCTGGGGCGCCCGGCGGCCCGGCGTGCCTGCCATCACGACCTACCTGGAGCACCAGGGCGAGAAGCTGGCCTCCCGCTTCTGCGAGCGCTCCTACCTGGCGCTGACCGCCGCGATGGACCGCTTTCAGCCGGGCGACGCCGAACTGCGCGGCATCCGGGTGCCGGTGCTGGTGGTGGGCATCTCCAGCGACGTGCTGTATCCGGCCAGCGAGGTCGGGGCTTACGCCGCCCTGCTGCCCCGGGGACAGTACCGCGAGTTGGAGAGCGTCCACGGCCACGACGCCTTCCTGATCGATTCGCAGGCGCTGCCGGAGTGGGTGGACGGATTTCTGCATCCCTGA
- a CDS encoding glycosyltransferase, whose amino-acid sequence MTVSMFFQLIEGAGLLLLALYLGYSLCALLARPGRPAEREAPLALTFLIPALNEAQVIAATLHNLRAADPGARLVVIDDGSDDDTAGQVAALAAQDPGVLLLRRCLPEARSGKGEALNWGVRELLRRGLLPPTPLDEQVLVVFDADGRLDPGLLAEARRAFADPDVIAAQARIRVRQGAAREAGWRGLLGKLLLLQQDLEFYVVRHIQLLRQRVQTVGLGGNGQFMRLSYLAAQLDAGRAPWPPVLLEDFASGLEVRLSSPRHRLVFLESGVSQQGLTDLRRFLRQRARWTHGNLQCAPALGRVWRAPMRLGARLDLTYFLAQPWLNLVTLALGLYYPARAVQRLLAGEVNWALTLTLLALNLCLPLAWVLLYSRENGLTPRRAAFAAVGMPVYMLIMMLSVPLAFHNFLRGQHSWAKTLRHAEA is encoded by the coding sequence ATGACCGTGTCCATGTTCTTTCAACTGATCGAAGGAGCCGGGCTGCTGCTGCTGGCTCTTTATCTTGGGTACTCGCTGTGCGCGCTGCTGGCGCGGCCCGGACGGCCCGCCGAGCGGGAGGCGCCGCTGGCCCTGACCTTCCTGATTCCGGCGCTGAACGAGGCGCAGGTGATCGCGGCGACCCTGCACAACCTGCGGGCGGCCGATCCCGGTGCCCGGCTGGTGGTCATCGACGACGGCAGCGACGACGACACGGCGGGGCAGGTGGCGGCGCTGGCAGCGCAGGACCCGGGCGTCTTGCTTTTGCGCCGCTGCCTGCCCGAGGCCCGCAGCGGCAAGGGCGAGGCGCTCAACTGGGGGGTGCGGGAGCTGCTGCGGCGCGGGCTGCTGCCGCCCACGCCGCTGGACGAGCAGGTGCTGGTCGTCTTCGACGCGGACGGGCGGCTCGACCCCGGCCTGCTGGCCGAGGCGCGGCGGGCCTTTGCCGACCCCGACGTGATCGCCGCGCAGGCCCGCATCCGGGTGCGGCAGGGCGCGGCGCGGGAGGCCGGGTGGCGCGGTCTGCTGGGCAAACTGCTGCTGCTGCAACAGGACCTGGAGTTCTACGTGGTGCGCCATATCCAGCTGCTGCGCCAGCGGGTGCAGACGGTCGGGCTGGGAGGCAACGGGCAGTTCATGCGCCTGAGTTACCTCGCCGCGCAGCTGGACGCCGGGCGCGCCCCCTGGCCCCCGGTGCTGCTGGAGGACTTCGCCAGCGGGCTGGAGGTACGGCTGTCCAGCCCCCGGCACCGCCTGGTGTTTCTGGAATCGGGGGTCAGCCAGCAGGGCCTCACCGACCTGCGGCGCTTTCTGCGCCAGCGGGCGCGCTGGACGCACGGCAACCTGCAATGCGCGCCCGCGCTGGGCCGGGTCTGGCGCGCGCCGATGCGGCTGGGGGCGCGGCTGGACCTCACCTACTTTCTGGCGCAGCCGTGGCTGAACCTCGTCACGCTGGCGCTGGGGCTGTATTACCCGGCGCGGGCCGTGCAGCGGCTGCTGGCAGGCGAGGTGAACTGGGCGCTCACGCTGACGCTGCTGGCGCTCAACCTCTGCCTGCCGCTGGCCTGGGTGCTGCTCTACAGCCGCGAGAACGGCCTGACGCCCCGCCGGGCGGCCTTTGCCGCCGTGGGGATGCCGGTGTATATGCTGATCATGATGCTGAGCGTGCCGCTGGCCTTTCACAACTTCCTGCGCGGCCAGCACAGCTGGGCCAAGACCCTGCGCCATGCCGAGGCCTGA
- a CDS encoding glycosyltransferase encodes MLLAALLPRPRRPHAADPDVRFTFLIPALNEAQVIAATVRNLRLVSPDGRVAVIDDGSDDETAAQVQALAASDPGVLLLRRRFPDARQGKGRALNWAVTRLLRDLRAGGADLRREVFAVIDADGRIGPELLDEARHALGDPQVMGAQARVRIRQSVGRLRPGNVIGRMLEQQQDVEFFITRHLQGLRSRWHTAALCGNGQFMRASYVAEQLGRGVDPWPDVLLEDFASGLEIRLAQPGHRLAFLERAVTQQGLPDLRRFSRQRARWTQGTLQCLPYLGRLWTTRVPLLARLDFSYFILSPWLNVVLVLTLLTQPLRWATGTHGLLLEPAVGLGLSLLNAGLQLNWLVRYQLENRMSLGRVLFTAASFPVYGFALFLSLPLAFKNHFSGRRTWDKSARHAEGGSPLAPEVPLPPPPRPEAQYMSGTSGD; translated from the coding sequence ATGCTGCTGGCAGCGCTGCTGCCCCGGCCCCGCCGCCCGCACGCCGCCGACCCGGACGTGCGCTTTACCTTTCTGATTCCGGCGCTCAACGAGGCGCAGGTGATCGCGGCGACGGTGCGAAACCTGCGCCTCGTCTCGCCGGATGGCCGGGTGGCCGTGATCGACGACGGCAGCGACGACGAGACGGCGGCGCAGGTGCAGGCGCTGGCCGCCTCGGACCCCGGCGTGCTGCTGCTGCGCCGCCGCTTTCCGGACGCCCGCCAGGGCAAGGGCCGGGCGCTGAACTGGGCGGTCACCCGGCTGCTGCGGGACCTGCGCGCCGGGGGAGCCGACCTGCGGCGCGAGGTCTTCGCGGTGATCGACGCCGACGGGCGCATCGGGCCGGAATTGCTCGACGAAGCCCGGCATGCCCTGGGCGACCCGCAGGTGATGGGCGCGCAGGCCCGGGTGCGGATTCGCCAGTCGGTCGGTCGCCTGCGGCCGGGCAACGTGATCGGGCGGATGCTGGAGCAGCAGCAGGACGTGGAATTCTTCATCACCCGCCACCTTCAGGGGCTGCGCTCGCGCTGGCACACCGCCGCGCTGTGCGGCAACGGGCAGTTCATGCGGGCCAGCTACGTGGCCGAGCAGCTGGGGCGGGGCGTGGACCCCTGGCCCGACGTGTTGCTGGAGGACTTCGCCAGCGGCCTGGAAATCCGGCTGGCGCAGCCGGGGCACCGCCTCGCCTTTTTGGAACGCGCGGTTACCCAGCAGGGCCTGCCCGACCTGCGGCGCTTCTCGCGCCAGCGCGCCCGCTGGACCCAGGGCACCCTGCAATGCCTGCCGTACCTGGGGCGGCTGTGGACCACCCGCGTGCCGCTGCTGGCGCGGCTGGATTTCAGCTACTTCATCCTCAGCCCCTGGCTGAACGTGGTGCTGGTGCTGACGCTGCTGACCCAGCCGCTGCGCTGGGCGACCGGAACGCACGGCCTGCTGCTGGAACCGGCAGTCGGCCTGGGCCTCAGCCTGCTGAACGCTGGGCTACAGCTCAACTGGCTGGTGCGCTACCAGCTCGAAAACCGCATGAGCCTGGGCCGGGTGCTGTTCACCGCCGCCAGTTTTCCGGTGTACGGCTTCGCGCTGTTCCTGAGCCTGCCGCTCGCCTTCAAAAACCACTTCAGCGGTCGCCGCACCTGGGACAAGTCCGCCCGCCACGCCGAGGGGGGAAGTCCCCTGGCCCCCGAAGTGCCCCTGCCGCCCCCCCCCCGGCCCGAAGCGCAGTACATGTCGGGCACGTCGGGCGACTGA
- a CDS encoding bifunctional 5,10-methylenetetrahydrofolate dehydrogenase/5,10-methenyltetrahydrofolate cyclohydrolase yields the protein MAAQEGRREEDRAAPRELLGKPLAAEVTRGVRAALKGWDFAPHLVSVLASDDEASRVYVHSKARQAERLGVRFSVRDLGPKATQQALHAALRDLSEDPGVHGTVLELPLAPGLDADAALLCVAPRKDVEGLTPANLALIAAGREAEALLPPTPRSVRFLLRQVLGDDLRGVRVAVIGPGRTVGRPLTFMLNNRGVTVTLCNEHTRDLAGVLAPQDAVVVAVGHPGLLGPEHVHARHVVIDAGINVPEGGEGVVGDALPGLPVHAQTPVPGGVGPLTSALMYQNLVRAVRLQRGEAVE from the coding sequence ATGGCGGCCCAGGAGGGGAGACGGGAAGAGGACCGGGCCGCCCCGCGCGAGCTGCTCGGCAAACCGCTCGCGGCGGAGGTCACGCGAGGGGTGCGGGCGGCGCTGAAGGGGTGGGACTTCGCGCCCCATCTGGTCAGCGTGCTCGCCTCGGACGACGAAGCCTCCCGCGTCTACGTTCACAGCAAGGCGCGCCAGGCCGAGCGGCTGGGCGTGCGCTTCAGCGTGCGCGACCTGGGGCCGAAGGCCACCCAGCAGGCGCTGCACGCGGCCTTGCGCGACCTGTCGGAAGACCCCGGCGTTCACGGCACCGTGCTGGAACTGCCGCTCGCGCCGGGCCTGGACGCCGACGCCGCGCTGCTGTGCGTGGCGCCCCGCAAGGACGTGGAGGGCCTGACGCCCGCCAACCTGGCTTTGATCGCGGCGGGCCGGGAGGCCGAGGCGCTGTTGCCCCCCACGCCCCGCAGCGTGCGCTTTTTGCTGCGGCAGGTGCTGGGCGACGACCTGCGCGGCGTGCGGGTGGCCGTGATCGGGCCGGGGCGCACGGTGGGGCGGCCCCTGACCTTCATGCTGAACAACCGGGGCGTGACCGTGACGCTCTGCAACGAGCACACCCGTGACCTCGCCGGGGTGCTGGCCCCCCAGGACGCGGTGGTCGTGGCCGTGGGCCACCCGGGCCTGTTGGGACCTGAGCACGTCCACGCCCGCCACGTCGTGATCGACGCGGGCATCAACGTCCCGGAGGGAGGCGAGGGCGTTGTGGGAGACGCGCTGCCCGGTCTTCCCGTCCACGCGCAGACGCCGGTACCGGGCGGCGTCGGCCCCCTCACCAGCGCCCTGATGTACCAGAATCTGGTCCGGGCGGTGCGGCTCCAGCGCGGCGAGGCGGTGGAATAG
- the purH gene encoding bifunctional phosphoribosylaminoimidazolecarboxamide formyltransferase/IMP cyclohydrolase, with protein MTQQEAGVSRRALISVSDKTGIEAFARDLAARGWELLSTGGTLAALRAAGIPATAVSDVTGFPEILDGRVKTLHPAVHGGILARREEGHLAELAAHGLGTIDLVCVNLYPFRETVARGATLEEAVENIDIGGPAMIRAAAKNHAGVLVLVDPADYPLALEGEVSPAERRRLAAKAYRHTSAYDAAISAYLEGGAGGSALPAALTLPLSRVAEVRYGENPHQPGAVYRLGAERGPVLDARVVAGKPMSFNNYADADAAWALAQELAGQEQGAVCVAVKHANPCGVAVADTVAAAWERARDADSLSVFGGVVAVTRPVDLEAAQATRGTFLEVLIAPEVTPEAAAWFAAKKPDLRVLVAAAGARPGTLDLRPLAGGFAAQRRDTRTWADLCPEGVTSRQPTEAEWADLRFAWAVVKHARSNAVVLARAGVTVGVGAGAVSRIWAAERSVANAGERAHGAVLASEAFFPFDDVVRLAAGAGVTAVLQPGGAKRDPEVIAAADELGLSMVFTGSRHFRH; from the coding sequence ATGACGCAGCAAGAGGCAGGAGTGAGCAGGCGGGCGCTGATCTCGGTCAGCGACAAGACGGGCATCGAGGCTTTTGCGCGGGACCTCGCGGCGCGCGGCTGGGAGCTTCTCAGCACGGGCGGCACACTGGCCGCTCTGCGCGCGGCGGGCATTCCGGCGACGGCGGTAAGCGACGTGACCGGCTTTCCCGAGATTCTGGACGGGCGGGTCAAGACCCTGCACCCGGCGGTCCACGGCGGCATCCTGGCGCGGCGCGAGGAGGGCCACCTGGCCGAACTCGCCGCGCATGGGCTGGGCACCATCGATCTGGTGTGCGTGAACCTCTACCCCTTCCGCGAGACGGTGGCGCGCGGGGCCACCCTGGAAGAAGCGGTGGAGAACATCGACATCGGCGGCCCGGCGATGATCCGCGCCGCCGCCAAGAACCACGCGGGCGTGCTGGTGCTCGTGGACCCCGCCGACTACCCGCTGGCGCTGGAGGGCGAGGTGTCCCCCGCCGAGCGCCGCCGCCTCGCGGCCAAGGCCTACCGCCACACCAGCGCCTACGACGCGGCGATCAGCGCCTACCTGGAGGGCGGGGCGGGAGGGAGCGCGCTGCCCGCCGCCCTGACCCTCCCGCTGTCCCGCGTGGCCGAGGTGCGCTACGGCGAGAACCCGCACCAGCCGGGCGCGGTGTACCGCCTGGGCGCGGAGCGCGGGCCGGTGCTGGACGCCCGGGTGGTCGCCGGAAAGCCCATGAGCTTCAACAACTACGCCGACGCGGACGCGGCCTGGGCGCTGGCGCAGGAGCTGGCCGGGCAGGAACAGGGCGCGGTGTGCGTGGCCGTCAAGCACGCCAACCCCTGCGGCGTGGCGGTGGCGGACACAGTGGCGGCGGCCTGGGAGCGGGCGCGCGACGCCGACTCCCTCAGCGTGTTCGGCGGCGTGGTCGCGGTGACGCGCCCGGTGGACCTGGAGGCAGCCCAGGCGACGCGCGGCACCTTTCTGGAGGTGCTGATCGCGCCCGAGGTGACCCCCGAAGCCGCCGCGTGGTTCGCCGCGAAAAAGCCCGACCTGCGGGTGCTCGTCGCCGCCGCAGGTGCGCGGCCCGGCACGCTCGACCTGCGGCCCCTCGCGGGGGGGTTCGCCGCGCAGCGCCGCGACACCCGCACCTGGGCCGACCTCTGCCCCGAGGGGGTGACCTCCCGGCAGCCCACCGAGGCCGAATGGGCCGACCTGCGCTTTGCCTGGGCGGTCGTCAAGCACGCGCGCAGCAACGCGGTCGTGCTGGCCCGCGCGGGCGTCACGGTCGGCGTGGGCGCGGGGGCGGTCAGCCGCATCTGGGCCGCCGAGCGCTCGGTGGCGAACGCGGGCGAGCGGGCACACGGGGCCGTGCTCGCCTCCGAGGCCTTTTTCCCCTTCGACGACGTGGTGCGGCTCGCGGCGGGCGCGGGCGTGACGGCGGTGCTTCAACCCGGCGGCGCCAAACGCGACCCCGAGGTGATCGCGGCGGCGGACGAACTCGGCCTGAGCATGGTCTTCACCGGCTCGCGGCACTTCCGGCACTGA
- a CDS encoding RidA family protein: protein MSDSPQIRLVNVPALGHAPGYSHLAEVRGGRTLYLSGQIALDAQGEVVGAGDFAAQARQVFRNIELALAEVGCTFDHVVKLTFFLTDFAHLPEMRAVRDEFVKVAAPPASSAVQVAALVRPELLIEVEAVAAAP from the coding sequence ATGAGCGATTCTCCCCAGATCCGCCTCGTCAACGTTCCTGCCCTGGGCCACGCGCCGGGGTATTCCCACCTCGCGGAAGTCCGGGGAGGGCGCACCCTCTACCTGTCCGGGCAGATCGCCCTGGACGCCCAGGGGGAGGTCGTCGGGGCGGGCGATTTCGCGGCGCAGGCCCGGCAGGTGTTCCGAAACATCGAGCTGGCCCTGGCGGAGGTCGGCTGCACCTTTGACCACGTCGTCAAGCTGACCTTTTTTCTGACCGACTTCGCGCACCTGCCCGAGATGCGCGCCGTCCGGGACGAGTTCGTGAAGGTGGCCGCTCCTCCGGCGAGCAGCGCAGTGCAGGTCGCGGCCCTGGTGCGCCCCGAGCTGCTGATCGAGGTCGAGGCGGTGGCCGCCGCTCCCTGA
- a CDS encoding FRG domain-containing protein, whose protein sequence is MDEIRVGSWAELHEVLYADTWNPQLRRFRAPFVFRGQGQAGAKLTTSLQRQGGDTRATERHLVRNFRKYAHRSGVDRDLPWYWLAVGQHHGLPTRLLDWTSSPLVAMHFATAEEELYGEDGVIWMTDFTRTNAALPAPLRSLLEAEGADIFTVDLLTAYSRGRQSAAEDGSPLPDPATFDLGWLEDLERETKQPFLLFLEPPSLDERIVQQAALFSLLSNPDAALDDWLAGQPGSARKVTLPAGLKWEIRDKLDQSNITERTLFPGLGGLSQSLRRYYRVRGGTPEGARDSLEEQRDALERRS, encoded by the coding sequence ATGGACGAGATCAGGGTCGGGTCGTGGGCCGAACTGCACGAGGTGCTGTACGCGGACACCTGGAACCCGCAGCTGCGGCGTTTCCGGGCGCCCTTCGTCTTCCGGGGGCAGGGGCAGGCGGGGGCCAAGCTGACGACCTCGCTGCAGCGCCAGGGGGGCGACACCCGGGCGACCGAGCGGCATCTGGTGCGGAACTTTCGCAAGTACGCCCACCGCAGCGGCGTCGACCGCGACCTGCCGTGGTACTGGCTGGCGGTAGGGCAGCACCACGGATTGCCGACCCGGCTGCTCGACTGGACCTCCTCGCCGCTGGTGGCGATGCACTTCGCCACCGCCGAAGAGGAGCTGTACGGCGAGGACGGCGTGATCTGGATGACCGACTTCACCCGCACCAACGCGGCCCTGCCGGCCCCGCTGCGCAGCCTGCTGGAGGCGGAGGGCGCCGACATCTTCACGGTGGACCTGCTGACCGCCTACTCGCGCGGGCGCCAGAGCGCCGCCGAGGACGGCTCACCCCTGCCTGACCCCGCCACCTTCGACCTGGGCTGGCTCGAGGACCTGGAGCGCGAGACGAAGCAGCCTTTCTTGCTCTTTCTCGAACCGCCCTCGCTGGACGAGCGGATCGTGCAGCAGGCGGCCCTCTTCTCGCTGCTGTCCAACCCCGACGCGGCGCTCGACGACTGGCTGGCCGGACAGCCCGGCAGCGCCCGCAAGGTGACCCTCCCCGCCGGGCTGAAGTGGGAGATCCGCGACAAGCTCGACCAGTCCAACATCACCGAGCGGACCCTCTTTCCCGGCCTGGGGGGCCTCAGCCAGTCGCTGCGGCGCTACTACCGGGTGCGCGGGGGCACGCCCGAGGGAGCGCGGGACTCCCTGGAAGAGCAGAGAGACGCGCTGGAGCGCCGCTCGTGA
- a CDS encoding acylphosphatase: MRLTALVSGTVQGVGYRRYVQRYARDLGLSGSAENMLDGRVEVVAEGPEEALARLLHWLRRGPPHARVDDVQTQYSEATGLEGFHMY; this comes from the coding sequence ATGCGCCTGACCGCTCTCGTTTCCGGCACCGTGCAGGGGGTCGGCTACCGCCGCTACGTGCAGAGATACGCCCGCGACCTGGGCCTGAGTGGCAGCGCCGAGAACATGCTCGACGGCCGGGTGGAGGTCGTGGCCGAGGGGCCGGAAGAAGCCCTGGCCCGGTTGCTGCACTGGCTGCGGCGCGGCCCGCCCCACGCCCGCGTGGACGACGTGCAGACCCAGTACAGCGAGGCGACCGGGCTGGAGGGGTTCCACATGTACTGA